The genomic stretch AGGGACAGAGCATCTACAGTCTCCCTGAACAGACACGCCTTCCTCAGCCGGCTCCCACGCTGAACTTCCAAAGCACACCCTTGGGGCTAGGCTTTCCTCATGAGACCCCCCCATCCCGAGAGCCCCAggaagtggcagaggcaggagcCAGCAGCCACCAGGTAGCCCAGTGCTGACACCCGGCCCAGTGGCCACGTGACCAGGTGCAGCTGAGCAGGCGGCTCAGTCACATGAGTCCTGGGTCCTCAAAGACTACAGGTTGCCAGTTCCTTATCCAGGGACCCTGCCTGCTCCCCTACCCTCCCTTCGAGGACACCCTCCGTGAGACCCTCCTTGACCACCACTCTCTGCCTTCGTAAAACATAACTGGGCCACTCCCCCACTGCCATCCAGGCGTTCACGAAGCCCGTGTCCTGGGAGTCCCTCAGTGCTTTCGGCACCTGTGCATGCACCGAGTCAGCAACAAAAGGGCTGGGAGGGTGCACAGCCACCGGTCCCCAGCAGCCAGGCTCTTGTTCCTGTAAGCCCAGCCCTTCGGGATGGGGCAGGAGCCTGTGCAGCTGCTCCCAGCACCAGGACAAATGCCACCCAGGGAAAGGGACGGCCAATCTGCCACCCTGGGTCCCGTGGGCTTCTGGGATCCCCAGAGGCTGCACCAGCCCCAGCTCCAGGATAGCCCATCCCAGGCCGAGGACGTGCCGGACCAGCCCAGGCCAACTGAGCTCTCAAACGTTTATTACGCGAGTCACAAACGGTGACAGGCagatgggaggtgggggtggcacCAGACTCATCTGCCCTTCAGGTAGATCTTGGGGGTCTGCCAGCCCCCAGGTGCTTCCTTCAGGCCCGCCTTCAGCCAAATGCGCTTCAGGTCTTTCTCGAACTTGATCTGTGAGGGCAGAAGGAGGATCACTGACTGGCTTGTGCCAAAGGCAGGCATTCTCAGCTCCCCACCCTGTGTCGGCTGGCAAGGGCCCTCACTCACCTGCTTCCGTCTCAAGCGCCCTTCTCGGACTTTCCGCCGCAGGAACCGAGTCCTCTTGACCAGCTTGCGGTACTTGTGGTGGTTCATCTTCCGCCGGCGGATCTTCAGCACGTTTTTGCACTGCATGTGGGGTGCATCCCAGACCTCCTCATCCCCCTGCTTGGCCCACTCACCCTCTTTGCTGGGTGGACACTCGTAGGGCTGGGCAGAAAACACAGACTCCAGGGTCCCAGAGTCCAGTCTGGGCAGGAGGTAGCGGGAAGTCAGCCAGCTCTCCAGGGGGCTAATGGACATCTTCCTGGGCACGAGCATCTCCTCAAGCTCCACCTGGGCCTGCTGGCCAGGGAGGGGGGCAGCCCCTCTGGGGCCTGCTGGTTGTGTGCTGTAGTGGGGCCTGCTGGCATGGCTGCCCAGCACCCCTGAGACAGGCTGGGGCAGACTGCAGCCTGCAGGAAACAAGAAAGCAGATTCCCCACTCTGGGGCTTACGTGAAGTCTGAGCAGGGCCGCCCGAGGCCCATCAGGGCTGGACAGCAGCAGGCGCACTGCTGACCATCAGGCCCAGACGCCCCCTCTGTGATGCAAAGCGCTGTGCCTGTTCTGATTCCCTGGCCCAGCAAGAGCCCAGAGCAGGGAAAACCGCATGTGGGGAGGCAGAGTGGCTGCGAGCACGCTGGGCCGCTGAACCCCAAATCCCCAACCCAGGCCTGATTcctgcccacctgcccccacAGGGCCTCTTACCTGCCCGGGGAGCAGCCCTGACCAGCAGAGAAGTCAGGCGCGCCAAGAACATTGTCTGAGGGTGGCAGCGGCCTCAGGTGCTCAAGGGAGCTGGAACACAGGTGGCGGGTGGCAGGTCAAGCGGGAGCGGCTGGGCAGAGCTGGGGACTGCGATCCTGCCCCGGCCGCCGCATCCCATCACTCTCTCCAACGGCCAGACTCGGGTTCACGCCCCGCGCCCGCCACCCCGGCTGCGTGGCTCTGGGCAGGTCACTGAGCGcccctgagcctcagcttcccgCTCTGAGAAACCCCAGCCCGGACCGCGGGGAGACGGCGACGCTCGAGCGCGCAGCAGGGCGGGTGGCCGGGGGCCCGGAACTTCCTCGCCTCCTCCCCTGCCCTCGGGCCTCCCGCCGACCTCCCCAGGCCAGACCCCAGCGCCTCAACCTACCACTCCGTCGCCGCGCTCAGGCACTTCCGGTCCGTGCCCAACCTGGCCCCGGCCCCGCGCGCGACCGCCGGAGGTTCCGACGCCCAGCGCCCCCTGGCGTCCCATGCAGCCCGCTCCGCCTCGGCAGGAAGCCCCGCCGGGCCCAGAAAGCAACGGTTTCCGGCGAGAAGCACCGCCCTTCCGCCCCCTGCCCGGGTCCCAGCTCGCCAACTCCGTCTTATCCTATCCGGAAGCGGGAAAACGACATTTCCCATAAACCCCAACGGCGGGGCTTGCGCGCCTGTATGGCCCGAACACGCCGCACATCGGTCCAATGAGAGAGTCGGTCTCTTAGCAGGCGAACGCACGCCCAGGCGGACGGAAGTGGCGTCACCGGGCGACGGAAGTGGCTGGAGCTACTCGGACGGCCTGACTTAAGCGAAGAGCCCGGAACCTGGGGCTGGAGGGGGTTTTGCCGCCTCCGACTCTTCGCCTCTGGAGCGGAGGTCAGCCCCGCTCTCACGCAGCCCAAGCGTCGCCCCTGGCCCGCCTAGCCCGGGAAGAGCGGGCTCCTGGCTGTGTTGGGGGCAGAGCCCGGGCGGCCGTCCGGGAAGGACTCCGGCGGGGCCTCGGGGTTCCCGTGCCCAGCGTCGGGCTGGCAGCACCCGCCGCCGCATCCCTTGGGCTTGGCAGCCTCCCCTCTCTCCAGTCCAAATAAGATGCAGACCTTAATTTTTGTCCGAAAAACAGAAGCAGCCTCCGTGTAGGACTGGGCTCGGCCGAGCTCCCCTTGCTGGTTCCCAGGGTAGGTGGCTACCGAGGCACTGCTCTTCTCTAGTCTAGGAAGGTCCGGTTGTCCTCGCTGAGGTTGCCTAGCATGAACAAGATCCCTGGAATGGATTCCTGAATTTGCAGGGGTGCCGCATGGGAGAGTGAGAGGGGTGCTCTGAGGGCCAAGGGTATTCCACGGAGTCTGGGCAGGAAGCGGCAAAGCCTGGTCATCCCCAGCCTTCAACTTAGCCAAGCAACTGAGTCGCAAGGAGCCCCTCTGCCTCCCAAAGGGGCTGACCTGGGCTCCCAAGCATAATGTCTGTGCACATGTTCTGTGAACCCACCCCTCACCTCAGCTGCTCAGCCTCCGTAGTGGACTGGGTTGGAAAGGAGTAAGCAGGTCAGTGCCCTTGAGAACCTCACTTTGGTGCAAAGTCAGTGTCCATTAAGCCAGGGCCCAACAGAGAATCCTGTGGACAGCAGGCCCACAGCCAGGAAGCGGGTGATGGTGTTGGGAGCAGTCTGCAGAAGGGCAACCCCTGCCCTGTCACTTTCTGCCCTTCTGTAGACTGCCTTCTAGCCTTATGTATGGTTGGGGTGCGGGTAGAGTACCTCCCACCCCAAGTCAGGTACTGGTGGAAGGGGTATCCAGGGCTGGATGAGCCAGAGCAGACCTGTCCCCTGTCCCAGAAAACAAGCCAGGCCAGCTCTGGCCTTTACGGAAGTCGAGTAGAAGTCCCACAGCCTTGTATGCCTGGCTTCCTCACCTTACCAATGCAGTGTGGGCACACGGGGGGAACATCCTTATTCTGTCACAGTTGGTGCATGGAGCCTGTATGGGAGGGATGTGTACAATGGCCACTCTGTGGGAGGACCCTGGCATGAGCAGAGCCTGCAGACTAGGCAAAGCTGAGACTACACTAGGAAGATGACTCCTAATTAGGGATCCAGAGGACTGAGGAAGAATACTGCAGTGGGAGAAGTGAGTATGTATGTGTGGGGGTACACATCATTGTAcgtatttctgtttcttcctccaAATACCCATTTACCTCCAGAAAAGCCTCTCTCGCCAGGATCTTCAGAAATTAGAGAAAGTTTGTATCTCTAGCCTGGAAGTGGAGGGGCATAAAGGATGTGGCTGGCAGAGGTTAGACCCCAGTCTGGGGCTCATTTTCTGACCTGAGCTGGGGAGCCCAAAAATCTTGAGCACTGAGGCTGCAAACCAGGCAGGGCACCTGCCACCTCGTGGAGCTTGAGCCAGCCTGGCAGAAGTAACCCTGGAGCCAGCTCTCACTAGCTTGCAAGAGCCAAATTCCCAGTTTTGCAAGCCAGTTGTTAGACACAGCCATTATTAAGAATTATATAAACACACAGCTAAATACAttgtattaaaaacaaaggaagtAGATTATGGGAAGATGGCATAATGGGAAGCTTTGGAACGCAGTTCCTCCACCAAAACACCTACTGAACTGACAGGAACCCTGGAGTCTAGAGGAGCACTGTGCTGCACCCAGGGAAGAGCTGCAGGAAGTGTCTGCTAAATTGCAGTAAATACTGGGGAATATCACCCTCCAAGCAGCagctgccaccccccacccccaacagtgTGGccagcagcagtggggactgcagcccCGGCTGCTGGTGCAGCCTGCCGGTGCCACAGTGGGCCCTGAGGACCCAGTCCTCCAAACTACAGGGGTGCATGGGGGGCCTTTGCTCTGAAAGATGTTGATCCAACCCTCCTCAGAGATATGTGGCAGAGGAATCTTTAAAAGAcagtacttattttatttttttctcttttctctttccagtttCCGTTTGGGAggaaaaatagtttagaaaagtcacaaattgacaGCTCCAGCCCTAAACAGCCCATGCAGTCCCAGAGGAGCgagagaactagatttccagggTTCTAACAAAATAAGACTGAGGATGTCcagtttcaaca from Choloepus didactylus isolate mChoDid1 chromosome 2, mChoDid1.pri, whole genome shotgun sequence encodes the following:
- the AURKAIP1 gene encoding aurora kinase A-interacting protein; translation: MFLARLTSLLVRAAPRAGCSLPQPVSGVLGSHASRPHYSTQPAGPRGAAPLPGQQAQVELEEMLVPRKMSISPLESWLTSRYLLPRLDSGTLESVFSAQPYECPPSKEGEWAKQGDEEVWDAPHMQCKNVLKIRRRKMNHHKYRKLVKRTRFLRRKVREGRLRRKQIKFEKDLKRIWLKAGLKEAPGGWQTPKIYLKGR